AATTGCCTTCACTCGTCTTCGAGTCCATCATGGTTATGTAGTGCTTGATCTTCACCTGGCTTTCTTTCTTCATTACCTTTTGGCATTAGTCTAGCGCTAAATCCTGGAAGCATTGAGAAAACCTGCCGAAAAGCAACCAAATTAAATTACCATCCAAACCCTTAAACTATGAGCCCTGATgtaaatatacttaaaaaaaactAGTGACCAAGCAAGTCAATGTAAATGCAGAAAgaatttaaacctattttttgaGGGAGACATGTCACCTTCAGCTTATTGGAATGTACAAGTGCATCCTGATCAAATACAAGGCAGCAATGTGTGCTGATCTTGCATCCAAGCTTAGTCATCAATTATTAGACAAGCTTCTTATCATAATACCAAAGTACTGATAATTCTATTTCTCTtgcaaataatatttatagtttaaacTAAGATGTCATCTATGGAGCAATAAGCCTGTTATCAAACTTgccaatataatataatagctagcacaatataatatttttttatcaatgtttCTCCTAAAGTCTAAGGGGGTATAAACCAACCAAAATTGAACATTACATCATTAGCtttcaaataaatgaacatgCCATAAGTTGCACGCAATATGGCAAAATCAGTACAAGGCACAACCATTAAAACAAGAGTCTTCAACTTTACTCGAAGGAAAATGCAGCAGAAACCGACAAAGATTCAAAGAAACCTGCCCAAATCGACCCATTTTTAGTATGGTCTAAAGTTGCTCATACATAAACCTTAAGATAAAGTTCTGTTCTGAAAGCATATGGAGAAACTCAGGCTGTTGATCCATAGGAACAACTTCATGAATTTTGTCCATGAATCCAGACAAATCACGCATGCCTATTCAGAAAGATAAGCAATAAGATGAAGTTTCCAACAATCACCATCTTGTAACTCACAATTCAGTGGTCAGAAGGATACacaaggaaaagaagaaatacGCCCAAATGACGGCTCACAAAAATGCATGATTTCCTATTTGAAGCCGAACAACCTCTTGGGTGATTTTGTGCTTGCTATGACCGGCAGCTAGGTCATTGAGATAGATGAACTTCTTCATATTAATTTGCATATCACGAACGAGCCTGAATTGAATGTTGGATTGAAGAAGTGCTCTCTACTTTTCAATATTTGAGTATACAATTATAGATGGACCATAAGGAACCGTACATATTGACTAATAAAAACATTGCACGTTTTGTAGATAAATTAGACCACACTTTAGAGCTTAGTGTATGTCTTAtgctttatacatatatatagatggACCATAAGGAACCATACATTGACTAATAAAAACATTGCATGTTTTGTAGATAAACTAAACCACACTTTGGAGTTTATATATGTCTTATGCTTTATACTGCAGTTTACTTCACTCAAGCTAGTGCTTTTTCTGTAACTCGCGCCTGAGGCAATATAAGGATTCTAGCACCACGACTGCGTTGCACCCCTGACAACACAGTTGCAGGCATAGTGCATTAACCTTTCCATGAACCCAGTTTATTCTAGATTCCAGAACTTCTTATATAGATGCTAATGAATCTTTTAacaatcaattttgaaaaagacCGCTTGAGACACATTGGTTGAAAGCGATTGGATTATAACTCGACCGTTGAAATATGTCATGAATCTCCTAGATTCAGCAATATCTCTTTTCACCTCAGTCCCCATATCCAAACTCTTGAACATGTGGTATATATCCACATGATCTACATAGTTTAGTCAATCCCCTCAAGGCTCCATATATTTCCTTTGTTTCAGGGTGGCTCTCATCTAAGGAGTAAAACTCAACTACACAGTCATTAACCTCAATTGAGCTACATCCAGGTACTTTTTTATAACCAGTATCTCGCATTGCAACTTTTAATCTTGCCACGTCTTTCCACCTACCAAGATCCCCATATATGTTTGCAAGTGTGACAAAATTAGCAGGATTTTTTGGCTCAAGTTTATCAAGCTGTTCAAGAGCTAATTCAGCAACTTCAACATTTCTGTAAACACGAGATGCTCCAAGTAAGGCAGCCCAAATAACAGCATCAGCCTCCATAGGCATCTTCTTCACAAAATCCAGAGCCTGTAATAAAAGACCAGCTCGGGCTAGAAGGTCAACCATACAACCATATTGCTCAATTTGAGGTTCAATTGAGTAATCCTCTACCATAGACTGGAAATATGAAAGGCCATCTTCAACTAAACCCATATGCGTACATGCACACAGAACACCTATGAAGGTAATTCCATCTGGAATGATTCCACTATTCTTCATTTGACAAAAGAGATCTAAAGCATCAGCTCCACGCCCATGCATTGCTAAGCCCCCAATTATTGTGTTCCAACTTATCAAATCCTTCTTGCTCATGCTTTTGAACACATCAACCGCATCCTTTATCATCCCACATTTTGCATACAAATCAATTAACGCATTCCCAACATAAACATTTCCTTTATATCCATTGTTCTCTGCATAAACATGAACCCACTTACCCAAATCCAAAGCTCCTAATCTAGCACATGCAGTTAACACAGTTACAAGTGTAACATCATTAGGAAGAACATTACCATCTATTAGCATCATCTTGAAAGCATCCAAAACCTCCAAGAAAAACCCATTCCTTACATACCCTCCTATCAGTCCATTCCACGAGAAAGCATTCTTCTCAGGAATCTCTTCAAACAACCTCTCACAAGCCTCAACATCCCCATTAATTGCATAGCCCTGCAAAATTGTATTCCACGACATTACATCCTTTTTAGGCATCTGATCAAAAAGCTTCCTTGCTTCCACCATTTCCCCCACCCCAATATAACCCGAAACCATAGTATTCCACAACACAATATCACGCTGAGGCGCCAAATCAAAAAGACACCTTGCCTTAACTAAATCATGACAAAAGATAAACCCATTAATCATTGAAGTCCAAGCAACAATATTCCTGTCAACCATTTCATTAAATATTCTATAAGCTGCTCCTATCAGTCTACAACCTGAATACATCTCCATTAACGAAGTTTCCACGAAAGGGTTTCCTTTAAAACCACTCTTTATCACAACACAGTGCACCTCCTCGCCTTCTCTTAAAGCATTACACTTCAAACAGGATTTAAGAACAATAGGAAAAGTATAGCAATTGGGTGCAGAAAAAGATATGTTTTTCATTTGACTAAACGAGAGTATAACTTTCTTATAAAACCCATTTTCTGCATACCCTTTAATCATTGAATTCCATAGAGCTGTGTTTGGGTCAGGATTTCTATCAAACAATTTCTGTGCAATGCCCATTTGCTTCAGTTGGACACATGCCGTCGTAAATCTTGGAGTAATATAACGGTTTTGGTCAAAGCCACGAGTGAATATTTGCGTTTGGATTTGGAGGAGATGTTTTAAGGTCTTACATGATTGTATGAGAGAAATAAACGTCTCTTCAAGAATCCAATGAGGAGGCTTTTGGGCAATTTTAGCCATTATGAAAGAAAGGTGTGGCTAATTTCAGCAGACTAAGGAGATGAAGGCGAGCAATGCCGGAGCTTCTAGGAGACAGAAGCCGATAGCATCGACGGGATATCCTCCAAGAACGATCTCCTACTCCCGCACACTGCCGCACAGCCCCTCTCTCTCTCATTTAGGGGGAAAACTTTGGGTTTGGAAGTGACTATACTGTTTGGTTGTG
This sequence is a window from Gossypium raimondii isolate GPD5lz chromosome 5, ASM2569854v1, whole genome shotgun sequence. Protein-coding genes within it:
- the LOC105768019 gene encoding pentatricopeptide repeat-containing protein At3g29230, with amino-acid sequence MAKIAQKPPHWILEETFISLIQSCKTLKHLLQIQTQIFTRGFDQNRYITPRFTTACVQLKQMGIAQKLFDRNPDPNTALWNSMIKGYAENGFYKKVILSFSQMKNISFSAPNCYTFPIVLKSCLKCNALREGEEVHCVVIKSGFKGNPFVETSLMEMYSGCRLIGAAYRIFNEMVDRNIVAWTSMINGFIFCHDLVKARCLFDLAPQRDIVLWNTMVSGYIGVGEMVEARKLFDQMPKKDVMSWNTILQGYAINGDVEACERLFEEIPEKNAFSWNGLIGGYVRNGFFLEVLDAFKMMLIDGNVLPNDVTLVTVLTACARLGALDLGKWVHVYAENNGYKGNVYVGNALIDLYAKCGMIKDAVDVFKSMSKKDLISWNTIIGGLAMHGRGADALDLFCQMKNSGIIPDGITFIGVLCACTHMGLVEDGLSYFQSMVEDYSIEPQIEQYGCMVDLLARAGLLLQALDFVKKMPMEADAVIWAALLGASRVYRNVEVAELALEQLDKLEPKNPANFVTLANIYGDLGRWKDVARLKVAMRDTGYKKVPGCSSIEVNDCVVEFYSLDESHPETKEIYGALRGLTKLCRSCGYIPHVQEFGYGD